CGCGTACTCCTCGGTCCAACTGGCGCGGTCCGCGATCGTGGCGTCGGCCAGCTTGTCGAAGCGCTTGGGATCGGCGAGCTGGGCGGCGGCCACCGCCTGGTACTCCATGGCACGGTCGGCGGCGGCGCGGAAGGCCAACGCCAGCTCCGTCGAGCGGTCCAGCAGCTCACGCGGGTCGGCGAGCGATTCCAGTCCGAAGAAGTGCTCGTCGTCGGCTGCGGCCTCGGACGGTTCGAACAGCAGCGGCGCGGGACGGCGGAAGTGCGGGACACCGCCGTTGCCGCTCCCCCCGGCGGAGGAGCGCGAAGGGTCCGGAGCCGAGTGCGGCTCAGACATGTACATACCTCCAAGGTCGTGGGCCGCCCCCCATTGTGCGCCCGGGGGCACCGGCTCCGCACGGGCCGGACGCCTCAGCCCAGCGGGACCGCGTGCCGCGCAAGGTGGGACAGGACCGACTGGTGGGCCTCCCAGCCGTCCGGGGCCCTGGACACGGCGCCGAGCTGGACGGGCTCCGTCGCCGGATGGTCGTCCAGCAGCTCGGCGACGCCCGCCCTGCACACCACCACGCACGCGTGCCGGTGCCGGGAGGCCAGCACGCACAGGCGGCCCGTCTCCAGGTGGAACTCCGTCGCGTCGGGCCGGCCCGACAGCGGGTGGAGGATCACCGTCACATCGAACTCCCGCCCCTGGAGGCGGTTCGCCGTGTCGACGGTGACGGCCGCCGCGCCCCCCGGACCCGCCGGGCCGTCGGGCCCCGTGCCGTCGCCGTCGGGCCCCGTGCCGTCGCCTCGGGACGTCCCGGCCAGCTCGGCCAGTGCCGCGCGTACCGCCGCGGCCTGGTCGCGGTGCGCGGTGCCCACCGCGATCCGCGCGGCCGTCAGCGGCACCCCGGGCGATCCCACGGAGCCGGTGTCCCGCTCGCTGTGTGCCACCCCGCCGCGCTCCAGCATCCGGTGCACCAGCCGGGCGACGGCGGCGACCGCCTCCGGGTCCGTACGGGGCGTGCGCGCGGCGGGCAGCTCCAGCAGGCCCCAGCCCTCCCGCGCCGCCTCGTCCAGCACCTCGTCCAGGGGCGAGCCGTCGGGCGGCCCTGTGAAGGCGAGCCGCCGGTCGCCGGGCCCGGTGCCGCTGCGGAAGGGGGTGTACGGGTAGAACGCGTCGGACACCAGCGGCGCCGCCGAGGCGGGCAGCCGCCAGGAGACCGGCAGCCGGTGCTGGGGCAGGCCCGGGTTGTGCCCCAGCAGCGTGCTGACCGCGCTGGCCGACGGGTCGTGCGCGTGGCCCGCCCACTGGTCGGCGCCGACCTGGCTGAAGGGGTCCAGCTGCCCCGGGTCGCCCACGAACAACGCCCGCTCGAAGAGGCCCGCGACGGCCAGCAGCGCGTCCGAGCGCATTTGGTACGCCTCGTCCACGATGGCGTGCCGCCAGGGCTCCTCGGGCTTCACCCACGCCCACTTCGCCGCCGTGGACACGACGATGTCCAGCCCCGCGAGATCGGCGGGCTTCGCCGAGGTCCGCACGGCCGGATGGCGGTCGAGCACGGGGTCGTAGGGCCTCGGCTCGCTGCTGTGCAGCCGGCCGACGGGCAACTCGGGGTCGGCCGTCGCCAGCCGGTCCACCAGGTCGTCGACCTGCGCGTTCGTCTGGGCGATCACCATGAGCGGGTGCCCGGCGGCGGCCAGCTCACGGGCCGCGCGCACCACGAGCGTGGACTTCCCCGCGCCCGGCGGGGAGTCCACGACGACGCCCCGGTGCTGCCCCTCCAGCGCGTCGGCCAAGATCGCCTCGGTGGCACGGGCCGCGGCCTGACCGGGGGGCTCCCCCGGGAGGGTGGCTTCCGCCCCGGAGACGTGAGCGGGTGCGGTCACAGCAGGTCCTCCTGGGTCAGCGGGTCGGGCTCCTCGGCGGCCGGCTCGCCCGGCGGCCCGCCGTGCGTCCACGGGGTCTCCTCGGGCTCGGGCAGCCCCGGGCCCCCGCGCGGCGCGTGCTCGAACAGGGTCCAGCACACCGTCTCGCCCGGCTCCGGCACCGTCCCCGGCGCGGGCTCCTTGCCGCGCCCCATGCCGCTGAGCAGCCGCAGCGTGAAGACGCCCGGCTCGGGCGACTCCACCAGCTCGGCCCGCTGCTGGCCGCCCTCGGGCAGCGCCCGGTGCAGCTTGTCTCCCCCGGCCTCCGGCAGGGCAGGCCCCCCGCCCGTCAGCAGCGGCACGTCGCTCGTCCGTACGGTCACCAGCGGGCGGGGCGTGGGCCGCTTGCCCTCCGAATACGCCCTCTCCACGCCCGTCACCTCCGACTGGAACGCCTCGCCCGCCAGCCTCCGCACGGCCATGACCAGCGGGTCGTCCAGGGCCTCCTGCGCCGCCAGCTCGGCTTGCCGCTGCTCGCGCATGGCGAGCTTGCGCGCGGCGGTGACGGCGTCGTCCGTGCGCGGCTGCGGGGGCTCGCCCGAGCGCAGCCTGTCCCTGTGGTGGGTGTAGGACTGCCGGTCACGGCGCCACCTGTCGGGCACGTGCCCGGCCTCCGGCAGCGCGCGCAGCAGGTCGACGCCGTGCCACATCGCCTCCCAGGTGGGCCGCAGCTGGGAGGCGATCAGCTCGCGCACCTCCGCCTCGGCGCCGGGAACGCCCTTGTCATAGCGGGCGATGGCCGGGGCCAGCAGCCTGTTGTCGAACGCCGGGTCGGTGGCGGGCCCGGCCGGGGGCACCAGCAGCTGGCCCCGCTCGTCCCTGCCCAGCTCGGCACGGAGCGCCGCGTCGGCCCCGCTCCCGCCCTCCGGCGGCGCGATCCAGGCCAGCAGCGCGCCCAGGTGCTGGTCCTCCAGATTGCTCTGGCCCGTCGCCCAGTGCCGGGTCAGCAGCCCGGTCATCGGCAGCAGCAGCGAGGACCCGGGCACCCGGGCCCGTTCGGCGTAGTGCGTCAGCCAGCGCCCGAGCAGCGGCACCCGGGCCGGCGCCGGATACGAGGCCTGCGGGTCCTCCTCGGCGGTGCGCCGGAACCGCATCGAGCGACCGAGCAGCCGTACGAACGAGACACCGGGCGCCGAGGGCACCAGGATCTGCGGCGCGTCCGCGCACAGCTCCGCCTCGACGGTGACCCGCTTGCCCGTCTCCGGATCGGTCTCCTTGCGCTCGATCAGCTCCACCTCGTCCTGGCACGACTCCAGGTGCGGCAGCAGCGCCTCCGCGAGCCGCGCCAAGAACGTGAACCGCAGATCGCGGTCGCGGGGCTGCGGAATGGTCAACAGCTCCGGCGCCTCCCGCTCGGTCCCGACCAACGCCCCCAGCGGCGCCCCGGTCTCACCGGCGGTCGTCAGCGGCACCAGCACGAGGGGCCGCGCGGCCAGCTGCCGATGCCGCACGGTGGCCAGCGGCGTAGCCCGCCCCGAGGCCACCGCCTCCATCCGCGCCAACGCGCTGATCAACGACATGAGCGCCTCCCGACTGCCGTCGCGGCGTCAGCGGTCCGGGCGGGTTCGGCGGCCGGCGCGGCTTGCGCGTCCCGCGCGGTTTCGGGGCCTGGTGTCGCGACCGGCGGGGTCCCGGACCCGTGTGAGGTTTCCGCGTCCGGGACCGCCGCGGTGTCCCGAGCCCCTTCCGCCGCCGTCCAGGCGGCCTCCGCCTCCCGTGCCGCCGCCTCGCGGAGGGCCTCCGCCCGCAATGCCGCCGCTCTGCGGAGGGCAGCGGCGGCGGGGTCGGGGGTGGCTTCGGGGGCGGGGGCTGTGGCGGCGGTCAGGACCTGGGTGACTGTGGTCAGGCCGCCCAGCTCGCCGCGGACCGAGCGGCCCAGGGCCGTCACCGCGCCGTCGCTCTTGGCGCGCTCGCGGCAGTGGAAGGCCAGCTCGCAGGTGGACAGGCATTCGGGCGCGTAGGCGGCGGGCACCGACTCGACGGCCGCTGTCAGGGCGTGGGGGTCCTGCGTCGGGGCGAAATGGACGCCCTCGGGGAGCGCGGCGGCGATCTCCTCCACGCGGGTCAGCCGGGCGAGCTGGCGGCGGGTGGCGGCGATCTGTTTGCGCAGGTCCAGCAGGCCGGCGGCCGGGTTGTTGGTGAAGTCCTTCGGGCACACCAGCAGGGCCCGCTCCCGTACGGCCGTGAGGCCCTCGACCCCCTGGAGCGCCAGCGCGTACACCGCCGCCTGGCGGGCCGCGGCGCCCGTCTTGGCCGGGTCGGCCGAACCGTCCAGGATCGGGAAGGACTTGATCTCGATGACACTCACCCGCCCGTCGGGGTGGACGGCCAGCGCGTCCGGCTCCAGATAGGCGGTGGTGCCGGCGACCTCCAGCGTGAGCAGCGGGTGGTCCAGCAGCGCCCAGCCGCCGCTCGCCGCCGCCTCGGCCAGCGCGAGCCGGGTGCGTGCCGCGCGCCCGGCCGGGCCGTCGGCGGCCAGGTCGGGCGTGGCGACCTCGGCGGGGTCGGGACGGGCTTGTCCCGTGTGCTCGCACAGCAGCGCGAGCAGTGCCTCGCCGCCGTCGGCCTTCACCCGCGCCTCGAAGGCGTTGCCCCGGATGAAGGCGAACTGCGACTGGCCGAAGGGCGCGGGGGAGCCCAGCGCCTGGGCCACGGCGCCTTTGTCCACCCCGGCGCCGTCGAGCAGGGCGCGGCGGCGGCAGCCGGGGTTGGCCGCGAGGGCCGCCAGAGCGCGGGCGTCCAGCGGGCGCTGTGGCACATCGGGCCCGCCCCGCAGCTCGGCGAGCCGCTGGTGCGGGGTGGGTGTCGCCTGCCGTGGCAGGTCCGGCGTCGCGGTGCCCGCCGGGTGCTGCGCGGGGTGCGGGGAGGGAGTCATCGGCTGTGGCCTCGGGGCAGGGGTGTGGTACCCGCGGAAGTCTGGCATCCCCCGCTGACAACGACCTTCCCCGGCTGCCCTGTTCGCCCCGGGCGCGCCGCCCGCACGGCCGTACGGGCATGCCCCGCGCGGCCATACGGACACCTCGCGCGGCCGTACGGCTCCCCCCGGCGCCCCGCTAGCGGCCCCGGCCGAGGTCCCCCGGCAGGCTGCTCCTGTGGACCCTGCGCGAAGATGGAGGGAGCGGTTCCGGAGGAGCCGGAACGTCAGATTCGAGAGGTTCCCATGTCAGCGCGCATCCTGCTGGTCCGGCACGGTCAGACCGAGTGGTCGGTCTCCGGCCAGCACACAGGCCGGACGGACGTTCCGCTGCTCGACGAGGGCCGCAGGACGGCGAAGCTGCTGGGCGAGCGGCTGCACCGCGCGCCCTGGAACGGCCTGCCGGGCGTCGAGGTGCGTACCAGCCCGCTGTCCCGGGCGCGCGAGACCTGCGAGCTGGCCGGCTTCGGCGGCGCCGCCGAGTGGGACCCGCTGATGGAGTGGGACTACGGCGACTACGAGGGCCTGGCCCCCGACGCGATCCGCGAGCGGGCGGGCGAGGACTGGTTCATCTGGCGGGACGGCGTCCCGGGCGGCGAGAAGCTCGCGCAGGTCGCCGAGCGTGCCGACGAGGTCGTCGACTGGGCCCGCTCGGCCGACCGCGATGTGCTGGTCTTCGCACACGGCCACATCCTGCGGGTCCTGGGCGCCCGCTGGCTGGGCTACGACCCGTCCTTCGCCGCCCGCCTGCGCCTGGACCCGGCGTCCCTCTCGATCCTGGGCTGGGCCTACGGACAGCCCGCCGTCGACCGCTGGAACGACACCGGCCACCTGGACTGACGGGCCGCATCAGCCCGCACACCCGCACACCGGCGCGCCCGCACACCGGCGCGCCCGCACACCCGCACACCCGCGCGCCCGTCGTGGCCGCCGTCAGGCCGTGGCCGCGCGCCCGCGCGTGCTCACCGTCAGGCCGTGGCCGCGTGCCGGGCGAGGAAGCCGGCGACGGCGGGCTCCCTGCGGAAGGAGCGCAGCCGCCCGGCGGCCGTCTCCAGCATCGCGCTGATCCGGGTGGACTGGACGGGGCCGAGGAAGTCCAGCGCGCGCGAGCCCGCCGCCGCCGCCTCCTCCGCCTGCCCCTGCGCGGCCAGGTCGCCTGCCAGCTCCGCGGTGAACAGCGCCCGGTTCCGCGTGAAGTGCGGGTTCTGGAGGGCGACGGCGCGCTGGGCGTGCTCGGCGGCGCGTTCCCACAGCCCGAGCGCCGACCAGCACTGGGCCTCCAGGCCCTCCAGCTCGGCCTCCCCGAAGAAGCTCATCCACTCCGGATCGGAGTCGCTGGGGCCCTGCGCGAACAGGTGCTGCGCGCGGGCCAGGGCCTGCTGGCAGCCCGGCCGGTCGCCGAGGCCCGCCCAGCCGCCGGCCTCGCGCAGCGCGAGCAGCGACAACAGATGGTGTGAGCCCAGTTGTTTGGCGGCCTGCTGGCCCGCCTGGGCCGCGCGTACGGCCTCGCGGGGGCGCCCGGCGTCGCGGGCGAGGAAGGCCGTGTTGCAGAAGGCGTGTGCCTCCAGCGCCGCGTCCCCCGCGACGCGTGCGGTGGCCAGCGCCTCGGCGTAGTGCGAGCGCGCGTCGTGGTAGCGGCCGGAGTCGTGGGCCAGCCAGCCGACGGAGATGGCGAGTTCGCCCGCGCCCGAGTGCAACCGGTCGCTGACCGACTGGCGACGGGTTCCCGCGTCCAGCAGTTCGTAGGCGGCGCGCAGCGACTCCCCGGCGCGCCGGTAGAGCCCGGCGCCGCCGTGCCGGTCATCCAGCACCCGGATCTGGCGTACGGCGCTCTCGACCGCGCGGGCTTCGGCGTCCCCGGCCTGGGGGGAGGCCGGGCGGGGGGGCCGGCGCGCGGCGGCGGAGGCGGCGGAAGCGGACCCGGGGGCGGCGCCGCTGAGGGACGCTGCGGCAAGGGCGGCGGGCCCGCCGGTCATGAACGCGCGACGTAGCACGTCGCTCTCCTCGTTGTTCTCGGGACAGTTCGCGAATTCGATGGGATCGAGGCTGTCGGAATGGTCGGTGTGCGGGGCGAGTGCGGCGAGCCGGGTCAGCGCGTCGAACTCGTCGAAGGCGGGCGGGTCGTGGGGAGTGGGGGGAACGGGGCCGGGGGGGAGCGGCACCGGAGGCGGGAAGGTGAACGGGGCCCGGACGTCGGGACGTGCGGGCGGTTCCTGCCGGACACGGGGAATCATGGATTCCCCACAGCGCACTGTGGGTTGTCTGGGCGCTTCCGCCGCGCCGCGCGCCCCGCGAACGCGCGCCGCACGACCACGGACGGACTCCCGGGGTGCGAAGCCCATATCC
This sequence is a window from Streptomyces sp. NBC_01775. Protein-coding genes within it:
- a CDS encoding AAA domain-containing protein; amino-acid sequence: MTAPAHVSGAEATLPGEPPGQAAARATEAILADALEGQHRGVVVDSPPGAGKSTLVVRAARELAAAGHPLMVIAQTNAQVDDLVDRLATADPELPVGRLHSSEPRPYDPVLDRHPAVRTSAKPADLAGLDIVVSTAAKWAWVKPEEPWRHAIVDEAYQMRSDALLAVAGLFERALFVGDPGQLDPFSQVGADQWAGHAHDPSASAVSTLLGHNPGLPQHRLPVSWRLPASAAPLVSDAFYPYTPFRSGTGPGDRRLAFTGPPDGSPLDEVLDEAAREGWGLLELPAARTPRTDPEAVAAVARLVHRMLERGGVAHSERDTGSVGSPGVPLTAARIAVGTAHRDQAAAVRAALAELAGTSRGDGTGPDGDGTGPDGPAGPGGAAAVTVDTANRLQGREFDVTVILHPLSGRPDATEFHLETGRLCVLASRHRHACVVVCRAGVAELLDDHPATEPVQLGAVSRAPDGWEAHQSVLSHLARHAVPLG
- a CDS encoding histidine phosphatase family protein, with translation MSARILLVRHGQTEWSVSGQHTGRTDVPLLDEGRRTAKLLGERLHRAPWNGLPGVEVRTSPLSRARETCELAGFGGAAEWDPLMEWDYGDYEGLAPDAIRERAGEDWFIWRDGVPGGEKLAQVAERADEVVDWARSADRDVLVFAHGHILRVLGARWLGYDPSFAARLRLDPASLSILGWAYGQPAVDRWNDTGHLD
- a CDS encoding tetratricopeptide repeat protein, with amino-acid sequence MASSASTSPSPQHSPNTAFRALRGLLSPGEFAAAVRRSAREIGEQVSCDARYIGRVESGEIRCPNYAYERVFLHMFPGYSLMDMGFAPRESVRGRAARVRGARGAAEAPRQPTVRCGESMIPRVRQEPPARPDVRAPFTFPPPVPLPPGPVPPTPHDPPAFDEFDALTRLAALAPHTDHSDSLDPIEFANCPENNEESDVLRRAFMTGGPAALAAASLSGAAPGSASAASAAARRPPRPASPQAGDAEARAVESAVRQIRVLDDRHGGAGLYRRAGESLRAAYELLDAGTRRQSVSDRLHSGAGELAISVGWLAHDSGRYHDARSHYAEALATARVAGDAALEAHAFCNTAFLARDAGRPREAVRAAQAGQQAAKQLGSHHLLSLLALREAGGWAGLGDRPGCQQALARAQHLFAQGPSDSDPEWMSFFGEAELEGLEAQCWSALGLWERAAEHAQRAVALQNPHFTRNRALFTAELAGDLAAQGQAEEAAAAGSRALDFLGPVQSTRISAMLETAAGRLRSFRREPAVAGFLARHAATA